One Methylosinus sp. C49 DNA segment encodes these proteins:
- the mfd gene encoding transcription-repair coupling factor, which produces MTDLKSAVARLERGDKLRFVNVPDGFDAFVAADLTRALARVAEGRPAVFVHVARDAQRSAAFREALRFAAPEVEALDFPGWDCQPYDRVSPNAAISARRMTALARLARSKSSAERPRVVMTTVDCLLQRVPPLENVAADTFSAAPGNVVRLDELALWLETNGFLRSSTVRETGEYAQRGGIVDLYAPGMPGPIRLDFFGDTLESIRSFDPESQRTIGQLRSLDLVPMSELRLTSDTMRRFRQAYTTRFGGQTRGDALYEAISEGRRHQGAEHWLPLFYARMGSVFDYVGEAPLLLDPLVEEAAGERLTQIADYYDARKFAYDAAPADSNYKPLPPDQLYLTIEEWRGKLEGRSLATFSPFAAPDGAGKETVDCAARAGRDFAPERNDENANVFEAAVAHVKSLRGAGRTVVVAGWSDGSCERLGSVLAEHGLRDLKTVASLPAALALGKGAAALAVLGVEHGFETEGLAILGEQDILGDRLVRRRRKTKHTENLLGEVAALSAGDLVVHVDHGIGRFIGLETITAAGAPHDCLEIHYAGGDKLYLPVENIELLTRYGSEDTEAVLDKLGGVGWQTRKARLKNRIREMAKGLIAIAAQRSLRQATKLVPPEGLYDEFCARFPYDETEDQAAAIEAVLDDLASGRPMDRLVCGDVGFGKTEVALRAAFCAAINGRQVAVVVPTTLLARQHYRTFSTRFSGLPIRIAQLSRMTNSADTRLAKAGIADGTVDIVVGTHAVLGKAISFKDLGLVIIDEEQHFGVGHKERLKELRAEVHVLTLSATPIPRTLQLAMTGVRELSLIATAPVDRLAVRSFVSPFDPLIVREALLRERYRGGQAFFVCPRIEDLEDAAAFLREAVPEAKFVMAHGQMAAGDLEERMTAFYEGKFDILLSTTIVESGLDIPTANTLIVWRADMFGLAQLYQLRGRVGRSKTRAYALFTTPANKTITPQAQKRLEVLQSLDTLGAGFQLASHDLDIRGAGNLLGEEQSGHIKEVGYELYQQMLGDAITLLKAGIEEPEEEAWSPTIAIGAPVTIPEDYVQDLTLRLQLYRRLSTLETDQDIESFAAELIDRFGPTPPEVELLLKIVAIKALCRRAHVEKLEAGPKGVIVAFREGNFADPAGLARYVMEPSTQAKVRPDMRIVFIREFADMKSRLEGARRILRTLVSIAEKKKAA; this is translated from the coding sequence ATGACCGATCTCAAATCCGCGGTCGCCCGCCTGGAAAGAGGCGACAAGCTCCGCTTCGTGAATGTCCCGGACGGTTTCGACGCTTTCGTCGCCGCCGATCTCACCCGCGCGCTGGCCCGCGTCGCGGAGGGGCGGCCGGCCGTCTTCGTCCATGTGGCGCGCGACGCGCAGCGCTCGGCGGCCTTTCGCGAGGCGCTGCGATTCGCCGCGCCCGAGGTGGAGGCGCTGGATTTTCCCGGCTGGGATTGCCAGCCCTATGATCGCGTCTCGCCCAACGCGGCGATTTCCGCCCGCCGCATGACGGCGCTGGCGCGTCTCGCCCGCTCCAAATCCTCGGCCGAGCGGCCCCGCGTCGTCATGACGACGGTGGACTGCCTGCTGCAGCGCGTGCCGCCGCTGGAGAATGTCGCCGCCGACACTTTTTCCGCCGCGCCCGGCAATGTGGTGCGTCTCGACGAGCTGGCGCTCTGGCTGGAGACCAATGGCTTTCTGCGCTCCTCCACCGTGCGCGAGACCGGCGAATACGCCCAGCGCGGCGGCATCGTCGATCTCTACGCGCCGGGAATGCCGGGGCCGATCCGCCTCGATTTCTTCGGCGACACGCTCGAATCGATTCGCAGTTTCGATCCCGAGAGCCAGCGCACCATCGGGCAGCTGCGCTCGCTCGATCTCGTGCCGATGAGCGAATTGCGCCTCACCAGCGACACGATGCGGCGCTTTCGCCAGGCCTACACGACGCGCTTCGGCGGCCAGACGCGCGGCGACGCTCTTTATGAGGCGATCAGCGAGGGCCGCCGCCATCAGGGCGCCGAACATTGGCTGCCGCTGTTCTATGCGCGCATGGGCAGCGTCTTCGATTATGTGGGCGAGGCGCCGCTGCTGCTCGATCCGCTGGTCGAGGAGGCCGCCGGCGAGCGGCTGACGCAGATCGCCGATTATTACGACGCGCGCAAATTCGCCTATGACGCGGCGCCGGCCGACTCCAACTACAAGCCGCTGCCGCCGGATCAGCTCTATCTCACCATAGAAGAATGGCGCGGCAAGCTCGAGGGCCGCAGCCTCGCGACCTTCTCGCCCTTCGCCGCGCCGGACGGGGCCGGCAAGGAGACGGTGGATTGCGCCGCCCGCGCAGGCCGCGATTTCGCGCCGGAGCGCAATGACGAAAACGCCAATGTCTTCGAGGCCGCCGTCGCGCATGTGAAATCGCTGCGCGGCGCCGGCAGAACCGTCGTCGTCGCCGGCTGGTCGGACGGCTCCTGCGAGCGTCTCGGCAGCGTGCTCGCCGAGCATGGGCTGCGCGACCTCAAAACCGTCGCCTCTCTGCCGGCGGCCTTGGCGCTCGGCAAGGGCGCGGCGGCGCTGGCCGTGCTCGGCGTGGAGCATGGTTTCGAGACGGAAGGCCTCGCCATTCTCGGCGAGCAGGACATTCTCGGCGACCGCCTCGTGCGCCGCCGGCGCAAGACCAAGCATACGGAGAATCTGCTCGGCGAGGTGGCGGCGCTCTCGGCCGGCGATCTCGTCGTGCATGTCGATCACGGCATCGGCCGCTTCATCGGCCTCGAGACGATCACGGCCGCCGGCGCGCCGCACGACTGTCTCGAGATTCACTATGCCGGCGGCGACAAGCTCTATCTGCCGGTCGAGAATATCGAGCTTTTGACGCGCTATGGCTCCGAGGATACGGAGGCGGTTCTCGACAAGCTCGGCGGCGTCGGCTGGCAGACGCGCAAGGCGCGGCTGAAGAACCGCATTCGCGAGATGGCCAAGGGCCTCATCGCGATCGCGGCGCAGCGCAGCCTGCGGCAGGCGACCAAGCTCGTCCCGCCGGAAGGGCTGTACGACGAATTTTGCGCGCGCTTCCCATACGACGAGACGGAGGATCAGGCCGCGGCGATCGAGGCCGTGCTGGACGATCTCGCCTCGGGCCGGCCGATGGATCGGCTCGTCTGCGGCGACGTCGGCTTCGGCAAGACGGAAGTGGCGCTGCGCGCCGCCTTTTGCGCGGCGATCAACGGCCGGCAAGTGGCCGTCGTCGTGCCGACGACCTTGCTCGCGCGCCAGCATTACCGAACCTTCTCGACGCGTTTCTCCGGCTTGCCGATTCGCATCGCGCAATTGTCGCGCATGACCAATAGCGCCGATACGCGCCTCGCCAAGGCCGGCATTGCGGATGGCACGGTCGATATCGTCGTCGGCACGCACGCCGTGCTCGGCAAGGCGATCTCCTTTAAAGACTTGGGCCTCGTCATCATCGATGAGGAGCAGCATTTCGGCGTCGGCCATAAGGAGCGCTTAAAAGAGCTGCGCGCCGAGGTGCATGTGCTGACGCTCTCGGCGACGCCGATACCGCGCACATTGCAGCTCGCCATGACAGGCGTGCGCGAATTGTCGCTCATCGCCACCGCGCCGGTCGATCGCCTCGCCGTGCGCAGCTTCGTTTCTCCCTTCGATCCGCTCATCGTGCGCGAGGCGCTGCTGCGCGAACGCTATCGCGGCGGCCAGGCTTTCTTCGTCTGCCCGCGCATCGAAGATCTGGAAGACGCCGCCGCATTTTTGCGCGAGGCCGTGCCGGAGGCGAAATTCGTCATGGCGCATGGGCAAATGGCGGCCGGCGATCTCGAAGAGCGTATGACGGCTTTCTACGAGGGAAAATTCGATATTCTCCTCTCGACGACCATCGTCGAATCCGGGCTCGACATTCCGACCGCCAACACGCTCATCGTCTGGCGCGCCGATATGTTCGGCCTCGCGCAGCTCTATCAGCTGCGCGGCCGCGTCGGCCGCTCCAAGACGCGCGCCTATGCGCTGTTCACCACGCCCGCCAATAAGACGATCACGCCGCAGGCGCAAAAGCGTCTCGAAGTGCTGCAGAGCCTCGACACGCTCGGCGCCGGCTTCCAGCTCGCCAGCCATGATCTCGACATTCGCGGCGCCGGCAATCTCCTGGGCGAGGAGCAGTCCGGCCATATCAAGGAGGTCGGCTACGAGCTCTATCAGCAGATGCTGGGCGATGCGATCACGCTGCTGAAGGCCGGCATAGAGGAGCCGGAGGAGGAGGCGTGGTCGCCGACCATAGCGATCGGCGCGCCGGTGACGATACCGGAAGATTACGTTCAGGACCTGACGTTGCGCCTGCAGCTCTATCGGCGTCTCTCGACGCTGGAGACGGATCAGGACATCGAATCCTTCGCGGCGGAATTGATCGACCGCTTCGGCCCGACGCCGCCGGAAGTGGAGCTTCTGCTCAAGATCGTCGCCATCAAGGCGCTCTGCCGCCGCGCGCATGTGGAGAAGCTGGAAGCGGGGCCGAAGGGCGTCATCGTCGCCTTCCGCGAGGGCAATTTCGCCGATCCCGCCGGCCTCGCGCGTTATGTGATGGAGCCGAGCACGCAGGCCAAGGTGCGGCCGGACATGCGAATCGTCTTCATCCGCGAATTCGCCGATATGAAGAGCCGTCTCGAGGGCGCGCGCCGCATATTGCGCACTCTGGTGTCGATCGCGGAGAAGAAGAAGGCGGCGTGA
- a CDS encoding succinate dehydrogenase assembly factor 2, with the protein MIYLFAAGCANPCDLAPAPEMAARRANSCTRPLSARGFPPLSHSTPDDSDIRRKRIKIRAWRRGMREMDILMGRFVDATVDSLPEAELDDLEALLDVEDDVVFRWLSRAEPVPPRYDTSLFRRIAAFHTHEKPIDL; encoded by the coding sequence ATGATCTATCTTTTCGCCGCCGGCTGCGCTAATCCCTGCGATCTCGCGCCGGCGCCCGAAATGGCGGCCCGGCGCGCGAATTCTTGTACTCGGCCCCTGTCCGCCCGCGGATTTCCGCCCTTGAGCCACTCGACGCCAGACGATTCCGATATCCGCCGCAAGCGCATAAAAATTCGCGCCTGGCGCCGCGGCATGCGCGAGATGGACATATTGATGGGCCGTTTCGTCGACGCCACGGTCGATTCTCTGCCCGAGGCCGAGCTCGACGATCTCGAAGCGCTGCTGGACGTCGAGGATGACGTCGTCTTCCGCTGGCTGTCGCGCGCCGAGCCGGTTCCCCCACGCTATGACACGTCCCTCTTCCGCCGGATCGCGGCTTTCCACACGCATGAGAAGCCGATCGATCTTTGA
- a CDS encoding acyltransferase family protein → MREARIAWIDNAKGISVILVVMMHSALGVGEAMGGEGLLHWLVAFAKPFRIPGFFVIAGLFLSRAIDQNWRSYLDKKVAHFAYFYCLWLFIQWLFKSALRPGADPLTALGQLALALVEPFGTLWFIYLLPIFFVATKLLRFVPPPLMLVSAALLEIAPIETGWAVPDEFAARYVYFLSGYLFAPQVFALAESARRHPREALCWLLGWAMADAALAFSPSPSADYPTLASLPLVSLVTGFAGAAAVIAGAALLADLPSMAWLRYCGANSLAIYLGFFLPMAAARKLIVDHDLVDSVGLASLIVTLAGVIVPLLLHRMTERGRLRFLFERPRSFRLPHADSGAHSAGQKVV, encoded by the coding sequence ATGAGAGAAGCTCGGATCGCGTGGATCGATAATGCGAAAGGGATCAGCGTCATCCTCGTCGTCATGATGCACTCCGCGCTCGGCGTCGGTGAGGCCATGGGGGGCGAGGGGCTGCTGCATTGGCTGGTCGCTTTCGCCAAGCCGTTTCGCATTCCCGGCTTCTTCGTCATCGCCGGCCTGTTTCTGTCGCGCGCCATCGATCAGAACTGGCGGAGCTATCTCGACAAAAAGGTCGCGCATTTCGCCTATTTCTATTGTCTGTGGCTTTTCATCCAATGGCTGTTCAAGAGCGCGCTGCGGCCGGGCGCCGATCCGCTGACCGCGCTCGGGCAATTGGCGCTCGCTTTGGTCGAGCCGTTCGGAACCCTGTGGTTCATCTATCTGCTGCCGATCTTTTTCGTCGCGACCAAGCTGTTGCGCTTCGTTCCGCCGCCGCTCATGCTGGTTTCGGCCGCTCTGCTGGAGATAGCGCCGATCGAGACTGGCTGGGCGGTTCCCGACGAATTCGCCGCACGTTATGTCTATTTTCTGTCCGGCTATCTGTTCGCGCCGCAGGTCTTCGCTCTGGCCGAATCGGCGCGGCGGCATCCGCGCGAGGCGCTCTGCTGGCTGCTCGGCTGGGCTATGGCCGATGCGGCTCTGGCTTTCTCGCCCTCGCCCTCGGCGGATTATCCGACGCTCGCCTCATTGCCGCTGGTCAGCCTCGTCACGGGCTTCGCCGGCGCTGCGGCGGTCATCGCCGGGGCGGCTCTGCTCGCCGATCTTCCGTCGATGGCATGGCTCCGCTACTGCGGCGCCAATTCGCTGGCCATTTATCTCGGATTCTTCCTGCCGATGGCGGCCGCCCGCAAGCTGATCGTCGATCATGATCTCGTGGACAGCGTGGGCTTGGCCTCGCTCATCGTCACATTGGCCGGCGTCATCGTCCCGCTGCTGCTGCATCGCATGACCGAGCGGGGACGACTGCGCTTTTTGTTCGAGAGGCCGCGGTCCTTCCGGCTCCCGCATGCCGACTCGGGCGCGCATTCCGCTGGGCAAAAGGTGGTCTAG
- a CDS encoding AAA family ATPase, whose translation MKNRLVVISGCSGAGKSTLLAELKARGHVVVEEPGRRIIAEETAGGGSALPWGDLAMFLRRAIDIALADHVAAVEQKGWVFFDRGIVDAASALEALTGEPVLRPLCMTHRYHRRVFMAPPWPDIYVTDTDRKHGFDAAVVEYHRLMETYPALEYEVLHLPKSTAAARADFVLASVDGMNAAVGRSRAAS comes from the coding sequence TTGAAGAATCGACTTGTCGTGATTTCCGGCTGTTCGGGTGCAGGGAAGTCGACCCTCCTGGCCGAGTTGAAGGCTCGCGGCCATGTCGTCGTGGAAGAACCCGGTCGCCGCATCATCGCCGAGGAAACCGCCGGCGGTGGCAGCGCATTGCCGTGGGGCGATCTCGCGATGTTTCTGCGTCGCGCGATCGACATAGCGTTGGCGGACCACGTGGCGGCGGTGGAGCAGAAGGGCTGGGTATTCTTCGATCGCGGCATTGTCGACGCAGCATCGGCATTGGAAGCTTTGACCGGCGAACCGGTCCTGCGTCCGTTGTGTATGACGCATCGCTATCATCGCCGCGTATTCATGGCGCCGCCTTGGCCCGACATCTATGTGACCGATACGGATCGCAAGCACGGGTTCGATGCGGCAGTGGTGGAGTATCACCGCCTCATGGAGACCTATCCGGCGTTGGAGTATGAGGTGTTGCACCTGCCGAAGAGCACTGCGGCGGCGCGCGCCGATTTCGTGCTGGCCTCCGTGGATGGCATGAACGCGGCGGTCGGACGAAGCCGAGCGGCGTCCTAG
- the bla gene encoding class A beta-lactamase, which produces MSSPILTRRTAIASMTMAVAAPLSTSSNVLSSPRGIEAELEELEARSGGRLGVAVLDSATGRIMGNRIDERFAMCSTMKALAVAHVLARVDLGKERLDRRIVFTEHDLVTPYKATQPHVGPEGMSIEALCEAAITVSDSTAANLLLTSFGGPTALTAYLRSLGDHVTRSDLFELKLNVVKPGETHDTTTPRAMVGTLHRLLLGDALSEASRARLTSWMVEAKDAATRRLRVGLPAGWRIANKPGTWEGISTNDIGVIWPPGREPIVVAAYLGNAPGSTAAQEGVLAGVARIMAEQV; this is translated from the coding sequence ATGTCTTCTCCAATCCTGACCCGTCGCACCGCAATCGCCTCGATGACAATGGCTGTCGCAGCGCCGCTGTCGACCTCTTCCAATGTCCTGAGCAGCCCTCGAGGCATCGAAGCCGAGCTCGAGGAGCTCGAAGCGCGCAGCGGTGGGCGGTTGGGTGTGGCCGTGTTGGATAGTGCGACCGGTCGGATCATGGGTAACCGAATCGACGAGCGCTTTGCCATGTGCAGCACAATGAAGGCGCTGGCCGTCGCCCATGTCCTGGCCCGTGTCGACCTCGGAAAGGAAAGGCTCGACCGGCGCATCGTCTTCACCGAGCATGACTTGGTGACCCCTTACAAGGCGACCCAACCTCATGTCGGCCCTGAAGGCATGTCGATCGAGGCGCTTTGCGAGGCGGCTATCACCGTCAGCGACAGCACCGCCGCCAATCTGTTGCTGACCAGCTTTGGCGGTCCGACCGCTCTTACCGCCTATTTGCGATCCCTCGGCGATCATGTCACGCGGTCAGATCTCTTCGAATTGAAGCTCAATGTCGTAAAGCCGGGCGAAACGCACGACACGACGACGCCCCGCGCCATGGTCGGGACATTGCACCGGCTGCTATTGGGCGACGCCCTTTCCGAAGCGTCGCGCGCAAGGTTGACGAGTTGGATGGTCGAGGCCAAGGACGCGGCCACGCGACGCTTGCGCGTCGGATTGCCTGCCGGTTGGCGCATTGCGAACAAGCCCGGCACTTGGGAGGGAATTTCCACCAACGATATTGGTGTGATCTGGCCGCCCGGCCGTGAGCCGATTGTGGTCGCCGCCTATCTCGGAAACGCGCCAGGCTCCACTGCGGCGCAGGAAGGTGTTTTGGCGGGTGTCGCCAGAATAATGGCTGAACAAGTGTAG
- the msrA gene encoding peptide-methionine (S)-S-oxide reductase MsrA — translation MTDHFVNHHPIEGPFPPGLEQAVFGLGCFWGAERRFWKLGESVYTTAVGYAGGTTENPTYKEVCTGRTFHAEVVLVVFDPAKISYEELLRVFWESHDPTQGNRQGNDVGTQYRSAIFCYSDDQLRIAEASERAYGEALAGRGFGPITTQIAPAPRFYYAEEYHQQYLAKNPDGYCGLGGTGVACPVGLSVEPDANPG, via the coding sequence ATGACCGATCACTTCGTCAATCATCATCCGATCGAAGGCCCGTTTCCGCCGGGGCTGGAACAGGCCGTCTTCGGCCTCGGCTGCTTCTGGGGCGCGGAGCGTCGCTTCTGGAAGCTCGGCGAGAGCGTCTACACGACCGCCGTCGGCTATGCCGGCGGGACCACGGAGAACCCCACCTATAAAGAAGTATGCACGGGCCGCACCTTCCATGCGGAAGTGGTGCTCGTCGTCTTCGACCCCGCGAAAATCTCCTATGAGGAGCTGCTGCGCGTCTTTTGGGAGAGCCACGACCCGACGCAGGGCAATCGGCAGGGCAATGACGTCGGCACGCAGTATCGCTCGGCGATCTTCTGCTATTCCGACGACCAGCTGCGGATCGCCGAGGCGTCCGAGCGCGCCTATGGCGAGGCGCTGGCGGGCCGAGGCTTCGGGCCGATCACCACGCAAATCGCGCCGGCCCCGCGCTTCTACTACGCCGAGGAGTATCACCAGCAATATCTGGCCAAAAACCCCGACGGCTATTGCGGCCTGGGCGGCACGGGCGTCGCCTGCCCCGTGGGGCTCAGCGTCGAGCCGGACGCGAATCCAGGCTGA
- the mepA gene encoding penicillin-insensitive murein endopeptidase: MNLQRSAALVLWLAAIAPAFAQDKGTLDPKPLPPLAHPDDPSTPAKELFGRATSPAPLDPDPIGFYSHGCLAGAEALPVNGPNWQIMRLSRNRFWGHPALIGFLQRLAPAASQASGWPGLLVGDISQPRGGPMLTGHASHQIGLDADIWLTPMPQRELSRAEREEMSATDMVREDRLDIDPKVWTEGHLAVLRTAARAPEVQRIFVNAAIKRALCRQATGDRSWLAKVRPMFGHNYHFHIRLYCPKDAESCKDQDPVPAGDGCDSSLAWWFTDEALHPKKSTKTWPPMTMAKLPGECREVLKAR, translated from the coding sequence ATGAACCTGCAAAGATCGGCCGCATTGGTTCTCTGGCTCGCCGCGATCGCCCCGGCCTTCGCGCAGGACAAGGGCACGTTGGACCCCAAGCCCTTGCCGCCGCTCGCCCATCCCGACGACCCGTCGACGCCCGCCAAGGAGCTCTTCGGCCGCGCCACCAGCCCGGCCCCGCTCGATCCCGATCCGATCGGCTTCTATTCGCATGGCTGCCTCGCCGGCGCCGAGGCGCTGCCCGTGAACGGCCCGAATTGGCAGATCATGCGCTTGTCGCGCAATCGCTTCTGGGGCCATCCGGCGCTCATCGGCTTTCTGCAGCGCCTCGCCCCGGCGGCGTCGCAGGCCTCCGGCTGGCCGGGCCTGCTCGTCGGGGATATCTCGCAGCCTCGCGGCGGGCCTATGCTCACCGGCCACGCCTCGCATCAGATCGGCCTCGACGCCGATATTTGGCTCACCCCCATGCCGCAGCGCGAATTGTCCCGCGCCGAGCGGGAGGAGATGTCGGCCACCGATATGGTGCGCGAGGATCGGCTCGATATCGATCCCAAGGTGTGGACCGAGGGGCATCTCGCCGTTCTGCGCACGGCGGCGCGCGCGCCGGAGGTGCAGCGCATCTTCGTCAACGCGGCCATCAAAAGGGCGCTGTGCCGGCAGGCGACGGGCGACCGCTCCTGGCTCGCCAAGGTGCGCCCCATGTTCGGGCACAATTACCACTTCCACATCCGGCTCTATTGCCCGAAGGATGCGGAGAGCTGCAAGGATCAGGACCCCGTGCCGGCGGGCGACGGCTGCGATTCATCCCTGGCCTGGTGGTTCACCGACGAGGCGCTGCACCCCAAGAAATCGACCAAGACCTGGCCGCCCATGACCATGGCCAAGCTGCCCGGGGAATGCCGCGAGGTGCTGAAGGCGCGATAG
- a CDS encoding L,D-transpeptidase: MFASIGAAQATVQIHIDLSTQRMQVESSKGSYSWPVSTARAGYVTPRGTYAPTGLQKMHYSRKYHMSPMPHSIFFSGGYAIHGTYATGALGRPASHGCVRVSPANAATLYKLVQEEGAQISITGSSPATRYAAHKPHRTQVAGLHHRPHRSHALAYGPGQRYRSVTSVKSWQSAPMTSPFGN, encoded by the coding sequence ATGTTCGCATCGATCGGCGCGGCGCAAGCGACCGTGCAAATCCATATCGATCTTTCCACCCAGAGAATGCAGGTCGAGTCCTCCAAGGGCTCCTATAGCTGGCCGGTCTCGACCGCTCGCGCGGGCTATGTGACGCCGCGCGGCACTTATGCGCCCACCGGCCTGCAGAAAATGCATTATTCGCGCAAATATCACATGTCGCCCATGCCGCACTCGATCTTCTTCAGCGGCGGCTATGCGATCCACGGCACCTATGCGACCGGCGCGCTAGGCCGCCCCGCCTCGCATGGCTGCGTGCGCGTCTCCCCGGCCAACGCCGCGACGCTCTACAAGCTGGTGCAGGAGGAGGGCGCGCAGATCTCCATCACCGGCTCCTCGCCCGCGACGCGCTACGCCGCCCACAAGCCGCATCGGACCCAAGTCGCGGGCCTGCATCATCGGCCGCATCGCTCTCACGCGCTCGCCTATGGTCCGGGACAGCGCTATCGCTCCGTCACCAGCGTGAAGAGCTGGCAGTCGGCGCCGATGACGAGCCCCTTCGGCAACTGA
- a CDS encoding LysR substrate-binding domain-containing protein, which produces MRALPSLVSLRAFEAAARRESFKLAAAELGVTPTAISHQIKGLETDLGLRLFTRKAREVALTPQGLALYLDLRVAFDSMAEAIDRARRPTERKQAATLSATVAFTSRALAPRAESFRGQNPGWDLRLHASDRPANLRAGEADAAIRCGVGQYSGQVATPLFTDRYAPVCSPRLDIRRPKHLAGATLIHREWGPHANGPRLASWRRWADERGAKSFDPEVGTVVADEESAIRAAVAGQGVALASLPLVAAELASGALVQPFGPVLDGLQYDFVHPLGAEDRPAVAALKDWVVAEFAAAEPSSLSRG; this is translated from the coding sequence ATGCGGGCTCTGCCCTCGCTTGTGTCCTTGCGCGCTTTCGAGGCGGCCGCGCGGCGGGAGAGCTTCAAGCTCGCCGCCGCCGAGCTCGGCGTCACGCCGACGGCGATCAGCCATCAGATCAAAGGTCTCGAAACCGACCTCGGCCTGCGTCTCTTCACGCGCAAGGCGCGCGAGGTCGCGCTGACGCCGCAAGGTCTGGCGCTCTATCTCGATCTGCGCGTCGCCTTCGATTCCATGGCCGAGGCCATAGATCGCGCGCGGCGCCCGACCGAGCGCAAGCAGGCGGCGACACTCTCCGCCACAGTCGCCTTCACCTCACGTGCGCTGGCGCCGCGCGCCGAATCCTTCCGCGGCCAGAATCCGGGCTGGGATTTGCGGCTGCACGCCTCCGACCGTCCGGCCAATCTGCGCGCCGGCGAGGCGGATGCGGCGATCCGCTGCGGCGTCGGCCAATATTCCGGCCAGGTGGCGACGCCGCTGTTCACCGATCGCTATGCGCCGGTGTGCAGCCCGCGGCTCGACATTCGCCGCCCCAAGCATCTTGCCGGCGCGACGCTCATTCACCGCGAATGGGGGCCGCACGCCAATGGCCCGCGCCTGGCGAGCTGGCGCCGCTGGGCCGACGAGCGCGGCGCGAAGAGCTTCGACCCGGAGGTCGGAACCGTCGTCGCGGACGAGGAGAGCGCCATACGCGCCGCCGTCGCCGGTCAGGGCGTGGCGCTGGCCAGCCTGCCGCTGGTCGCCGCCGAGCTAGCCTCCGGCGCGCTGGTGCAGCCCTTCGGCCCCGTGCTCGACGGCCTGCAATATGACTTCGTCCATCCCCTCGGCGCGGAAGACCGGCCGGCGGTCGCCGCGCTGAAGGATTGGGTCGTCGCCGAATTCGCCGCCGCCGAGCCGTCCAGCCTGTCGCGCGGCTGA